TATGGATTCTGCCCTCACGACACTTGGCGTACAACAGGCGGAATGGTTGAGCCGGGGAATGCAGGCTATAAATCTGGATGTCATTTATGCAAGCTCCAGTCCAAGAGCACTGCTTACAGCTGAGATTATACGTGGAGAGCGGGATGTTCCGCTGAAGATTTCCGATGCATTCAAAGAAATTGGCATGGGCGTATGGGAAGGTAGAGATTCTGCTGAACTGGCGGCTCAGTATTCGGACCAGCATCGTTATTTCTGGAAGGATCCCGACCAGTTTAAAGTGGAGGGCAGCGAGACCTTCGCAGAGGTGCAGACAAGAGCGCTAGAGAAGCTTCAGGAAATTCTCAAGGCTCATCAGGGTGAGACGATTCTTATCGTAACGCATACGGTGGTGATCAAGCTCTTGATGGCTTATTTCGAGCGCAGAGAGTTGCCTAAGCTGTGGGATCTGCCTTACATATATCCAACCTG
This Paenibacillus sp. FSL R5-0345 DNA region includes the following protein-coding sequences:
- a CDS encoding histidine phosphatase family protein produces the protein MSTTTIYLTRHGQTEWNVQNRMQGHMDSALTTLGVQQAEWLSRGMQAINLDVIYASSSPRALLTAEIIRGERDVPLKISDAFKEIGMGVWEGRDSAELAAQYSDQHRYFWKDPDQFKVEGSETFAEVQTRALEKLQEILKAHQGETILIVTHTVVIKLLMAYFERRELPKLWDLPYIYPTCLSRIDFTDGVPEILLHGDTSHYEENETGMES